In one Streptomyces marincola genomic region, the following are encoded:
- a CDS encoding SpoIIE family protein phosphatase, giving the protein MSATPHPGDPGAPPGPAAVVLLGPRGEVLASTEAVARLTGRTAAELRGTRLADLLTGPGDWPDLDELAAAEAAGSGDRALRRADGGTVAVRLDVQPLAPGDAGQLVTLTDRDAARRAEEDRALLCALFAQNRVGLAIHDRDLRMSRVTADPSIPVRGGAVPATFTLPAAVSDVLVPEDAGALLDRLSRVAATGEPLDYWEHSARVSAAPDQERFLAVSASQLQDSGDRLLGVLSVFTDITEQHLARRRMALLHTAAERIGPSLDVESNAEELAGVLVPEFADLAAVDLFASVLSGGEPGTRLLGVPVLRVAATTVDGEPWPDDTYRRGAAFRLDSLGEVRRPVGAILRDAEVSALRPSSLNDIAGTATALLPTRAGSRLTVPLRARGQILGSLSLWRAAARPPFTGPDTELVEEIGSRAALGIDNARRYTREHRTLETLQRSLLPRPVFEVSAAETAGSYVPANTAAGIGGGWYDVIPLSSARVAFVIGDVAGHGLNATATMGRLRTAVQTLADLDLAPDELLTRLDDLAIRLADVGPGPDDSPGGAVGATCLYCVYDPVTGLCSMAGAGRVPPVVARPGAPAEELPLKPGPALGVGGSPFETVRVRLDPGSLLLFFSDELVARAAREGLPDAALEPGDGQGQESGDGRPRETADGPADGGKDGKRGEDGPEDRADGSDGTDAGTDRARARRLGVLRERAAAGAADGDSPDAVGRAVLDALLPGRSPANDVALLVARVRSLPEGATADWEFQAEPTVVAEARDAVLSQLKDWDLTGNAFPTELIVSELITNAIRYAGGPVGLRLIRDETLICEVSDPSETQPHLRRARPTDEGGRGLFLVAQLAHRWGSRYTPDGKTIWTEQLLERG; this is encoded by the coding sequence GTGAGCGCGACCCCGCACCCCGGCGATCCCGGCGCCCCGCCAGGGCCGGCGGCCGTCGTGCTGCTCGGCCCGCGCGGCGAGGTGCTGGCGAGTACCGAGGCGGTGGCCCGGCTCACCGGCCGCACCGCGGCCGAACTGCGCGGCACCCGGCTGGCCGACCTGCTCACCGGCCCGGGCGACTGGCCCGACCTCGACGAGCTGGCGGCGGCCGAAGCCGCGGGCAGCGGCGACCGGGCGCTGCGCCGAGCCGACGGCGGCACCGTGGCCGTCCGGCTCGACGTGCAACCGCTGGCACCCGGTGACGCGGGGCAGCTCGTCACGCTCACCGACCGCGACGCCGCTCGGCGCGCGGAGGAGGACCGCGCGCTGCTGTGCGCGCTGTTCGCGCAGAACCGCGTCGGCCTGGCCATCCACGACCGCGACCTGCGGATGAGCCGGGTGACCGCCGACCCGTCCATTCCGGTGCGCGGCGGCGCGGTGCCCGCCACGTTCACACTGCCGGCCGCCGTGTCCGACGTCCTGGTCCCCGAGGACGCCGGCGCCCTGCTCGACCGGCTGAGCCGCGTCGCGGCCACCGGCGAACCCCTCGACTACTGGGAGCACTCGGCCCGCGTGAGCGCCGCACCGGACCAGGAGCGTTTCCTCGCGGTCTCCGCGTCCCAGCTCCAGGACTCAGGCGACCGCCTGCTCGGGGTCCTCAGCGTCTTCACCGACATCACCGAGCAGCACCTGGCCCGCCGCAGGATGGCTCTGCTGCACACCGCCGCGGAACGCATCGGGCCCTCGCTCGACGTCGAGAGCAACGCCGAGGAACTGGCCGGCGTGCTGGTGCCCGAGTTCGCCGACCTCGCCGCCGTCGACCTGTTCGCCTCCGTGCTCTCGGGAGGCGAGCCGGGCACCCGCCTGCTCGGCGTGCCGGTGCTGCGGGTCGCGGCCACGACGGTCGACGGCGAGCCCTGGCCGGACGACACGTACCGGCGCGGCGCCGCGTTCCGCCTCGACAGTTTGGGCGAGGTGCGGCGGCCGGTCGGCGCGATCCTGCGCGACGCCGAGGTGTCGGCGCTCAGGCCCAGCTCCCTGAACGACATCGCGGGCACCGCGACCGCCCTGCTGCCCACGCGGGCCGGTTCCCGGCTGACCGTCCCGCTGCGGGCCCGCGGCCAGATCCTCGGCTCCCTGTCGCTGTGGCGGGCCGCGGCGCGCCCGCCCTTCACGGGCCCGGACACCGAACTCGTCGAGGAGATCGGCTCCCGCGCCGCGCTCGGCATCGACAACGCCCGCCGCTACACCCGCGAGCACCGCACGCTGGAGACGCTTCAGCGCAGCCTGCTGCCCAGGCCCGTGTTCGAGGTCAGCGCCGCGGAGACGGCCGGCAGCTACGTGCCCGCGAACACCGCGGCCGGTATCGGCGGCGGCTGGTACGACGTGATCCCCCTGTCCTCGGCGCGGGTGGCGTTCGTCATCGGCGACGTGGCGGGACACGGCCTGAACGCCACCGCGACCATGGGCCGGCTGCGGACCGCCGTGCAGACGCTCGCCGATCTCGACCTCGCCCCCGACGAACTGCTGACCCGCCTGGACGACCTCGCCATCCGCCTCGCCGACGTCGGTCCAGGACCCGACGACAGCCCCGGCGGCGCCGTCGGCGCCACGTGCCTGTACTGCGTCTACGACCCGGTCACCGGGCTGTGCAGCATGGCCGGCGCCGGGCGCGTCCCCCCGGTCGTCGCCCGCCCCGGCGCCCCGGCCGAGGAACTGCCCCTCAAACCGGGGCCGGCGCTCGGCGTCGGCGGCAGTCCGTTCGAGACCGTCCGGGTCAGGCTCGATCCGGGCTCGCTGCTGCTCTTCTTCAGCGACGAACTCGTCGCGCGCGCGGCCCGCGAGGGCCTGCCGGACGCGGCACTCGAACCGGGGGACGGGCAGGGCCAGGAGTCCGGGGACGGCAGGCCCCGCGAAACGGCCGACGGGCCGGCGGACGGCGGCAAGGACGGGAAGCGCGGCGAGGACGGCCCGGAGGACCGCGCGGACGGGTCGGACGGCACGGACGCCGGGACCGACCGCGCCCGCGCACGGCGCCTCGGCGTCCTGCGGGAACGCGCCGCCGCGGGCGCCGCGGACGGCGACTCGCCCGATGCCGTCGGCCGGGCCGTGCTCGACGCGCTGCTGCCCGGCCGCTCCCCGGCCAACGACGTGGCGCTCCTCGTCGCCCGCGTCAGGTCGCTGCCGGAAGGCGCCACCGCCGACTGGGAGTTCCAGGCCGAGCCCACCGTCGTGGCCGAGGCGCGCGACGCCGTCCTCTCCCAGCTCAAGGACTGGGACCTGACCGGCAACGCCTTCCCCACCGAACTGATCGTCAGCGAACTGATCACCAACGCCATCCGCTACGCGGGAGGCCCGGTCGGCCTCCGGCTCATCCGCGACGAGACGCTCATCTGCGAGGTGTCCGATCCCAGCGAGACCCAGCCGCACCTGCGGCGGGCCCGCCCGACCGACGAGGGCGGACGGGGCCTGTTCCTCGTCGCGCAACTCGCCCACCGCTGGGGCAGCAGGTACACACCGGACGGCAAGACCATCTGGACCGAACAGTTGCTCGAACGCGGTTGA
- a CDS encoding Crp/Fnr family transcriptional regulator, with translation MTAPRRLLHALPEDGRDRLLGLAREVSFAQGERVFEERGLADRFWVIRSGTVTLDLWLSGPRPTAVASLDTGALLGWSWLFPPFEWDFGAEALSPVRAYEFDGAQVQALCDEDPAFGYALLRAISEVLAHRVREARTRLLDLYAPHAGGR, from the coding sequence ATGACAGCACCACGACGCCTGCTGCACGCACTGCCGGAGGACGGTCGCGACCGGCTGCTCGGCCTCGCGCGCGAGGTGTCCTTCGCGCAGGGGGAACGCGTCTTCGAGGAACGCGGGCTCGCCGACCGGTTCTGGGTGATCCGCTCCGGCACGGTGACGCTCGACCTGTGGCTCTCCGGGCCGCGGCCGACGGCCGTGGCCTCGCTCGACACCGGCGCGCTGCTCGGCTGGTCCTGGCTGTTCCCGCCGTTCGAGTGGGACTTCGGCGCGGAGGCGCTGAGCCCGGTGCGGGCGTACGAGTTCGACGGGGCGCAGGTGCAGGCGCTCTGCGACGAGGACCCGGCGTTCGGGTACGCGCTGCTGCGGGCGATCAGCGAGGTCCTGGCCCACCGGGTGCGGGAGGCGCGCACCCGGCTGCTCGACCTCTACGCGCCGCACGCGGGCGGGCGGTGA
- a CDS encoding glycosyltransferase family 4 protein: protein MRVALVTESYPPDVNGVAHCALQTARHLVRRGHRPLVIAPAPAPGVRVPHEGPAPVVRVPSLPLPGYPQFRVALPSRRPAAAVAAHRPDIIHLASPFVLGARGVALAARFGIPAVAVYQTDLAGYARTYLGAGELAAWRRIRAVHAAADLTLAPSSASLHALRAHNVPRVRLWARGVDSARFHPDRRDPAVRRELASDGELLVGYIGRLAPEKHVDLLARAAALPGVRVVVVGDGPSERALRAALPRARFLGRRTGDDLARLYAALDVFVHTGPFETFCQTVQEAQASGVAVVAPAAGGPLDLVEHGRTGLLVPPRDPEALREAVAVLRDDAALRARLAGGGLAAVAGRTWEAVGDQLLGHYAALLDARAVAAG from the coding sequence CTGCGCGTCGCCCTCGTCACCGAGTCCTACCCGCCCGACGTCAACGGCGTGGCCCACTGCGCACTCCAGACCGCACGGCACCTCGTGCGGCGCGGCCACCGGCCCCTGGTGATCGCCCCGGCCCCCGCGCCCGGCGTTCGCGTCCCGCACGAAGGACCCGCTCCCGTCGTGCGCGTCCCCTCCCTCCCGCTGCCCGGCTACCCCCAGTTCCGCGTGGCGCTCCCCAGCCGCAGGCCGGCCGCGGCCGTGGCCGCCCACCGGCCCGACATCATCCATCTGGCCAGCCCCTTCGTCCTGGGCGCGCGCGGTGTCGCCCTGGCCGCGCGGTTCGGCATCCCGGCCGTCGCCGTGTACCAGACGGATCTGGCCGGGTACGCCCGCACCTACCTGGGGGCGGGTGAACTCGCGGCCTGGCGCCGGATTCGCGCCGTGCACGCCGCCGCCGATCTGACACTCGCGCCGTCGAGCGCGTCCCTGCACGCCCTGCGGGCCCACAACGTGCCCCGCGTACGCCTCTGGGCGCGCGGCGTCGACTCCGCGCGCTTCCACCCGGACCGGCGCGACCCCGCGGTGCGCCGCGAACTGGCGTCCGACGGCGAACTGCTGGTCGGCTACATCGGAAGGCTCGCCCCGGAGAAGCACGTCGACCTCCTGGCCAGGGCCGCCGCCCTGCCCGGGGTCCGGGTCGTGGTCGTCGGCGACGGCCCGAGCGAGCGGGCGCTGCGGGCCGCGCTGCCCCGGGCGCGGTTCCTCGGCCGGCGCACCGGGGACGACCTGGCCCGCCTCTACGCCGCCCTGGACGTGTTCGTCCACACGGGCCCGTTCGAGACGTTCTGCCAGACCGTGCAGGAGGCGCAGGCCAGCGGCGTCGCCGTGGTCGCCCCGGCGGCCGGCGGCCCACTCGACCTCGTCGAGCACGGCCGCACCGGACTGCTCGTCCCGCCCCGCGACCCCGAGGCGCTGCGCGAGGCCGTCGCGGTCCTGCGGGACGACGCCGCGCTGCGCGCCCGGCTGGCGGGCGGCGGCCTCGCGGCCGTGGCGGGACGCACCTGGGAAGCCGTCGGCGACCAGCTGCTCGGCCACTACGCGGCCCTGCTCGACGCGAGGGCGGTGGCCGCCGGGTGA
- a CDS encoding HEAT repeat domain-containing protein: protein MFASPNETGIAPSGSLLGLLQRGRGDGWLHALAAPRAQAVAALERCVTHDPRQDWRLEHRSLYYARLYVELDAGLDALAAHLLDPDDAARPEEERTGLTLSVLGHLTSYGNQDAMRLLRRYAVVGANWRWALDELAVRDDDAGLRALGPEILARFPRTEEGDAALTAAVRDSFEPRPWHLWAEDPGRPGQRARLERALEHGDFDRWQRQMRPSGPRPGWSVRAVLDWAREGDEQTPRQRREAAAARCLGAVAGPEDRPELLAAAAGEQPAVRAAALRHLAERGDPAVFGLIEAAAAAPDRDVATAAVTAFSRMRQDAALERARHWARREDDLGLCAAAMVADRGRAGDAPLVLTALLRAVRTRGSDARELRPLVEGAGRLAVTAAVPVLRHVYRETSSSHLRGHTARALAATDATFAAGFAVECLWDCEEDTREVAARCATTVDTRVVERLRSLAADPAERAGVQTAVRGRLAGRGRC from the coding sequence ATGTTCGCCAGTCCCAACGAAACAGGCATAGCGCCCAGCGGAAGCCTTCTCGGGCTCCTCCAGCGAGGGCGCGGCGACGGGTGGCTGCACGCCCTCGCGGCTCCCCGGGCGCAGGCCGTGGCCGCCCTGGAGCGCTGCGTGACGCACGACCCGCGCCAGGACTGGCGCCTGGAGCACCGCTCCCTCTACTACGCCAGGCTCTACGTCGAGCTGGACGCCGGCCTCGACGCGCTGGCCGCCCACCTGCTCGACCCGGACGACGCGGCACGGCCCGAGGAGGAGCGCACCGGGCTCACGCTGTCCGTGCTCGGCCACCTCACCTCCTACGGCAACCAGGACGCCATGCGGCTGCTGCGCCGCTACGCCGTCGTGGGCGCCAATTGGCGCTGGGCGCTGGACGAGCTGGCCGTGCGCGACGACGACGCCGGACTGCGGGCGCTCGGCCCCGAGATCCTGGCCAGATTCCCGCGCACCGAGGAGGGCGACGCGGCGCTGACCGCGGCCGTGCGGGACTCGTTCGAACCGCGTCCCTGGCACCTGTGGGCCGAGGACCCGGGCCGCCCCGGGCAGCGGGCCCGCCTCGAACGCGCTCTGGAACACGGTGACTTCGACCGCTGGCAGCGGCAGATGCGCCCGTCGGGCCCCCGGCCGGGCTGGAGCGTGCGCGCCGTGCTCGACTGGGCGCGCGAAGGCGACGAGCAGACGCCGCGCCAGCGGCGCGAGGCCGCCGCCGCCCGGTGCCTCGGCGCCGTCGCCGGCCCGGAGGACCGCCCCGAGCTGCTCGCGGCGGCGGCCGGCGAACAGCCCGCGGTGCGCGCCGCGGCGCTCCGGCACCTGGCGGAACGGGGCGATCCGGCGGTCTTCGGGCTGATCGAGGCCGCGGCGGCGGCGCCGGACAGGGATGTGGCGACGGCCGCGGTGACCGCGTTCTCCCGCATGCGCCAGGACGCGGCCCTGGAGCGGGCCAGGCACTGGGCGCGGCGCGAGGACGACCTCGGCCTGTGCGCCGCCGCCATGGTCGCCGACCGGGGGCGGGCCGGGGACGCGCCCCTGGTGCTCACCGCGCTCCTGCGCGCCGTCCGCACCCGCGGCAGCGACGCCAGGGAGCTGCGGCCCCTGGTGGAGGGCGCGGGGCGGCTGGCGGTGACCGCGGCCGTGCCCGTGCTGCGGCACGTCTATCGCGAGACGTCCTCCTCGCACCTGAGGGGCCACACGGCGCGGGCGCTGGCGGCCACCGACGCGACGTTCGCGGCCGGGTTCGCGGTCGAGTGCCTGTGGGACTGCGAGGAGGACACCCGGGAGGTCGCGGCGCGGTGCGCCACCACCGTCGACACCCGCGTCGTGGAACGGCTGCGCAGCCTCGCCGCCGATCCGGCGGAGCGGGCCGGGGTGCAGACCGCGGTCCGCGGGCGCCTCGCCGGCCGCGGCAGGTGCTGA
- a CDS encoding SpoIIE family protein phosphatase, translated as MLPSQNPEHPANHVPAGHALDDLIARARRLRDDLDAARHRESADGAGHGIRHAAWALAAHRLDDVGEQLDQLRAAPGAVPRARAGGRIGSAEWNLLTDGAVWSEELFSIFGRAVQDGPLTLDELPSFLPAEDQPALTAAVTGCLVDGRPMDCEFRIVRQDGSQRTVQMAGEPVLDDRGGTVAMWAMIRDVSEARGPAAAPEPAGWPGGGPGPTGGGPVAGPAVSALAPWLGSPEPGRAEGLPGSLELAAHYLPARPGGAVSGKWYDALELPDGSCVLSVGDLSGRGPAAAAGAATALGAVRGIAMTGSGPGALLGHLNELLDRGAHPVLAAVLCCRYDPAGRLLRWGQAGHPAPLLCRDGRGWALPRPAGPLLGAVSGAAYEERADRLEPGDVLVLHTDGLFSDIPPGARTGHAGDGRLIGLAPRLTAASSAMEALRVVVDACGETDRDDDACVLVARVRG; from the coding sequence ATGCTTCCCTCCCAGAACCCGGAACACCCCGCGAACCACGTTCCCGCGGGGCACGCGCTCGACGACCTCATCGCGCGCGCCCGCCGCCTGCGCGACGACCTCGACGCCGCGCGGCACCGGGAGTCGGCGGACGGCGCAGGGCACGGCATACGGCATGCCGCGTGGGCGCTGGCCGCGCACCGGCTCGACGACGTCGGCGAGCAGCTCGACCAGCTCAGGGCGGCTCCCGGGGCCGTGCCGCGGGCGCGGGCCGGCGGCAGGATCGGCAGCGCGGAGTGGAACCTGCTGACCGACGGGGCGGTGTGGTCCGAGGAGCTGTTCTCGATCTTCGGCCGGGCCGTGCAGGACGGCCCGCTCACCCTGGACGAACTGCCCTCCTTCCTCCCCGCCGAGGACCAGCCCGCGCTGACCGCCGCCGTCACCGGCTGCCTGGTGGACGGGCGGCCCATGGACTGCGAGTTCAGGATCGTCCGCCAGGACGGGTCCCAGCGGACCGTGCAGATGGCCGGCGAGCCGGTGCTCGACGACCGGGGCGGAACGGTCGCCATGTGGGCCATGATCCGCGACGTGAGCGAGGCCAGGGGCCCGGCGGCGGCGCCGGAGCCGGCCGGATGGCCAGGCGGCGGGCCGGGGCCGACCGGGGGCGGGCCCGTCGCGGGGCCCGCGGTCTCGGCGCTCGCACCATGGCTCGGCTCACCGGAGCCGGGGCGCGCGGAGGGGCTGCCCGGCTCGCTCGAACTGGCCGCCCACTACCTGCCGGCCCGGCCCGGCGGCGCGGTGAGCGGCAAGTGGTACGACGCGCTCGAACTCCCCGACGGCAGCTGCGTGCTGAGCGTGGGCGACCTGTCGGGGCGCGGCCCGGCCGCCGCCGCGGGCGCGGCGACCGCGCTCGGCGCCGTCCGCGGGATCGCGATGACGGGCAGCGGTCCAGGGGCGCTGCTCGGCCACCTCAACGAACTCCTCGACCGCGGGGCGCACCCGGTGCTCGCCGCCGTCCTGTGCTGCCGGTACGACCCGGCGGGGCGGCTGCTGCGGTGGGGGCAGGCCGGGCACCCGGCGCCGCTGCTGTGCCGGGACGGCCGGGGCTGGGCGCTGCCGCGCCCGGCCGGCCCGCTGCTCGGCGCGGTGAGCGGCGCGGCGTACGAGGAGCGCGCCGACCGGCTTGAGCCGGGAGATGTGCTGGTGCTCCACACGGATGGCCTGTTTTCGGACATCCCGCCCGGTGCCCGCACCGGGCACGCGGGGGACGGCCGGCTGATCGGGCTCGCGCCGCGGCTCACGGCGGCCTCCAGCGCCATGGAAGCGCTGCGCGTGGTCGTGGACGCGTGCGGCGAGACGGATCGGGACGACGACGCGTGCGTGCTGGTGGCCCGGGTCAGGGGCTGA
- a CDS encoding DNA-binding protein NsdB — MSRRPNTRLADLFGLTGWSKGELARLVNRQAAALGHPQLATDTSRVRRWIDVGESPRDPVPEVLATLFTERLGRVVTIEDLGLRRPGNAGTRPSMHGLPWAPRRTAAVLTEFTGMDLMLNRRGMVGAGAALAAGSALSDAMHDWLLAPPGQDAAGPDDPLPNADSAGLDRYEAAPVGSEEIEALEHSVEIFRAWDAARGGGLQRKAVVGQLNEVGGMLAYRHPPHLQRRLWGVAANLAVLAGWMSHDVGLEPTAQKYFVIAAHAAREGGDRPRAGEALSRAARQMVHLGRPDDALDLMQLAKSGMGEEALPRTRAMLATIEAWAQASMGRGQAMRRLLGEAEDLFVGDRADVPPPSWMQMFDEADLHGMQALAYRTLAEHDPAAARAADRHARQALDLRVDQRQRSRIFDQITLASVCFIADDPDQADRYARLALAAIGENSSHRTWHRLREMYRLTGYYAEYPRVAALREEIEEALPARAAGLPAAARLI, encoded by the coding sequence GTGAGCAGACGACCCAATACCCGACTCGCGGATCTGTTCGGGCTCACCGGGTGGTCCAAGGGCGAGCTGGCCAGGCTGGTGAACCGCCAGGCAGCCGCGCTCGGCCATCCGCAACTGGCCACGGACACCTCGCGGGTGCGGCGGTGGATCGACGTGGGCGAGAGCCCGCGCGACCCGGTGCCCGAGGTACTGGCGACCCTGTTCACCGAGCGCCTCGGCCGTGTCGTGACCATCGAGGATCTCGGGTTGCGCCGGCCCGGGAACGCGGGGACGCGGCCGTCCATGCACGGACTGCCGTGGGCACCCCGGCGCACAGCCGCGGTCCTCACCGAATTCACGGGAATGGACCTCATGCTCAACCGACGCGGCATGGTGGGCGCGGGCGCCGCGCTCGCCGCAGGATCAGCACTCAGCGACGCCATGCACGACTGGCTCCTCGCCCCCCCGGGGCAGGACGCCGCGGGCCCCGACGACCCCCTGCCCAACGCCGACTCCGCAGGACTCGACCGCTACGAGGCCGCTCCGGTGGGCTCCGAGGAGATCGAGGCCCTGGAGCACTCCGTCGAGATCTTCAGGGCCTGGGACGCCGCGCGCGGCGGCGGGCTCCAGCGCAAGGCCGTGGTCGGCCAGCTCAACGAGGTCGGCGGCATGCTGGCCTACCGGCACCCGCCCCACCTCCAGCGCCGGCTGTGGGGCGTGGCGGCCAACCTCGCCGTGCTCGCCGGCTGGATGTCCCACGACGTCGGTCTCGAACCGACCGCGCAGAAGTACTTCGTGATCGCCGCGCACGCGGCCAGGGAGGGCGGCGACCGGCCGCGGGCGGGGGAGGCGCTGTCCCGGGCCGCCCGGCAGATGGTGCACCTGGGCCGCCCTGACGACGCCCTCGACCTCATGCAACTCGCCAAGTCGGGCATGGGCGAGGAGGCCCTGCCGCGGACCCGGGCGATGCTGGCGACCATCGAGGCGTGGGCCCAGGCGTCCATGGGCCGGGGGCAGGCCATGCGGCGCCTGCTCGGGGAGGCCGAGGACCTGTTCGTCGGCGACCGCGCCGACGTTCCGCCGCCCAGCTGGATGCAGATGTTCGACGAGGCCGACCTGCACGGCATGCAGGCCCTGGCCTACCGGACGCTCGCCGAGCACGACCCGGCCGCCGCCAGGGCCGCGGACCGGCACGCGCGGCAGGCCCTCGACCTGCGCGTGGACCAGCGGCAGCGGTCACGGATCTTCGACCAGATCACCCTGGCCTCGGTGTGCTTCATCGCCGACGACCCCGACCAGGCCGACCGGTACGCCAGGCTCGCGCTCGCCGCGATCGGTGAGAACTCCTCGCACAGGACCTGGCACCGGCTGCGGGAGATGTACCGCCTCACCGGCTACTACGCCGAGTACCCGAGGGTCGCCGCGCTGCGCGAGGAGATCGAGGAGGCACTGCCCGCGCGCGCCGCGGGCCTGCCCGCGGCGGCCCGCCTGATCTGA
- a CDS encoding aminoglycoside phosphotransferase family protein, with protein sequence MYAAPSPVIPRRPPHPGGRSGGVSGGGPDERPRRARGPAAAPPAANGLDFSGPRGERLRHALAVVQDVCPEFSAVRLLGDNGRCLVLAGMSGRRAVAAKLLLDPGGSDADAFRRDIAVHRGFARHRPPVRVPRLVADDPYRCLLVTEFVPGRPTAGARHPYAPAAGDLRATLSAVTRLGGWQPPAGLFPDVVNYPAWVARYHTLGFLTDRDVSDLTTLLHGLGSRGRHELPRELNHGGALLSDVLMSPAGPVLINWSAAGWYLPGYDLATLWAGLRNAPLTRRQISHSAQAAGPRGRDAFLVNLTLFLTREIRRCEEAVQQAVRQAEAPRQAGAEGGGPSLGERRRQLLRRLHEDWSLARRAVRAAVGTR encoded by the coding sequence ATGTATGCAGCCCCCTCCCCCGTGATCCCCCGCCGGCCTCCGCACCCGGGCGGCCGTTCCGGTGGCGTGTCCGGTGGCGGTCCCGACGAGCGGCCCCGCAGGGCCCGCGGCCCCGCGGCGGCGCCGCCGGCCGCGAACGGTCTCGACTTCTCCGGCCCGCGCGGCGAACGGCTGCGCCACGCGCTCGCCGTCGTCCAGGACGTCTGCCCCGAGTTCTCGGCCGTCCGGCTGCTCGGCGACAACGGCCGTTGCCTGGTGCTCGCCGGCATGTCCGGGCGCCGTGCCGTGGCCGCCAAGCTCCTGCTCGACCCGGGGGGCTCGGACGCCGACGCGTTCCGCCGGGACATCGCGGTGCACCGCGGTTTCGCCCGGCACCGGCCGCCGGTGCGGGTGCCGCGGCTCGTCGCCGACGACCCGTACCGCTGCCTGCTGGTCACCGAGTTCGTGCCGGGCCGGCCGACGGCCGGCGCGCGGCACCCCTACGCGCCCGCGGCCGGCGACCTGCGCGCCACGCTCAGCGCGGTCACCCGCCTGGGCGGCTGGCAGCCGCCCGCGGGTCTGTTCCCCGACGTGGTCAACTATCCGGCGTGGGTGGCCCGTTACCACACGCTCGGCTTCCTCACGGACCGGGACGTGAGCGATCTGACGACCCTGCTGCACGGCCTGGGTTCGCGCGGCAGGCACGAGTTACCCAGAGAGCTGAACCACGGCGGTGCCCTGCTGTCCGACGTCCTGATGTCGCCGGCGGGCCCGGTGCTGATCAACTGGTCGGCGGCCGGCTGGTACCTGCCCGGCTACGACCTGGCGACCCTGTGGGCCGGGCTGCGGAACGCGCCGCTGACCCGCCGGCAGATCAGCCACAGCGCGCAGGCGGCCGGGCCGCGCGGCAGGGACGCGTTCCTGGTGAACCTGACGCTGTTCCTGACGCGCGAGATCAGGCGCTGCGAGGAGGCGGTGCAGCAGGCGGTGCGCCAGGCCGAGGCGCCCAGGCAGGCGGGCGCGGAGGGCGGCGGCCCCTCCCTCGGCGAGAGGCGGCGGCAGCTGCTGCGCCGCCTGCACGAGGACTGGTCGCTCGCCCGGCGCGCGGTGCGCGCGGCGGTCGGCACGCGGTGA